The proteins below are encoded in one region of Nitrospira sp.:
- a CDS encoding CsbD family protein has protein sequence MNADQFKGKWNQFKGEAKRQWGKLTDDDLTQAEGNYDKFVGRVQERYGDKKDEVIKWTDDWYNKQAAGR, from the coding sequence ATGAACGCAGATCAATTCAAGGGGAAGTGGAACCAGTTCAAGGGCGAGGCCAAACGCCAGTGGGGGAAGCTGACCGACGACGACCTGACCCAGGCGGAAGGCAACTATGACAAGTTCGTGGGGCGCGTCCAGGAGCGTTACGGTGACAAGAAGGATGAGGTCATCAAGTGGACCGATGACTGGTACAACAAGCAAGCGGCCGGGCGTTGA
- a CDS encoding response regulator: MITSIQADILLIEDSPDDVELTLRALKKNNVTNKVTVLQDGAEALEYLFCTDRYADRPVSAVPRVILLDLKLPLVTGIEVLRRCKNDERTKRIPIVVLTSSREEPDIEACYGLGVNSYIVKPVDFQQFTDAVRQVGLYWMLLNEPPNGV; encoded by the coding sequence ATGATCACTTCAATCCAAGCCGATATTCTCTTGATCGAAGATAGTCCCGACGACGTCGAACTGACGCTGCGAGCGCTAAAGAAAAACAACGTCACGAACAAGGTCACCGTCCTTCAGGACGGGGCCGAGGCGCTCGAATACCTGTTTTGCACCGATCGCTACGCAGACCGCCCGGTCTCCGCCGTGCCCAGGGTGATCCTGCTCGATCTGAAGCTCCCCCTGGTGACGGGCATCGAAGTGCTTCGCCGGTGCAAGAATGACGAGCGGACCAAACGTATCCCTATCGTGGTGCTGACCTCCTCGCGCGAAGAGCCCGACATCGAGGCCTGCTATGGCCTCGGCGTCAACAGTTATATCGTCAAGCCGGTCGACTTTCAGCAGTTCACGGACGCGGTTCGCCAGGTTGGTCTCTATTGGATGCTGTTGAACGAACCGCCTAACGGCGTGTAG
- a CDS encoding UPF0391 membrane protein, translating into MLNWAVTFLVVAIIAGVLGLSGVAGTATNIAYVLFVIFIILALVGFITGRKPVA; encoded by the coding sequence ATGTTGAATTGGGCCGTGACATTTCTCGTCGTGGCGATCATTGCCGGTGTGCTGGGGTTGTCCGGCGTGGCCGGCACGGCAACGAATATTGCCTACGTGTTGTTCGTCATTTTCATCATCCTGGCGCTGGTGGGGTTCATCACGGGACGGAAGCCCGTCGCGTAA
- the fabG gene encoding 3-ketoacyl-ACP reductase, translating to MAERTSRTDPTPSKRALVTGGSGAIGSAIARRLGSLGFHVLVHGLQHSSRAYAIADDIRADGGRADALSFDVTDFNACRTVLAELGDEPPIQVVVHAAGFYRDGPMAGMSAESWNAVIDVALKGFFNVTQPLLLPMIRSRWGRIIAVTSVSGILGNRGQVNYSAAKAGLHGATKALALELGSRGITVNAVAPGLIATPETDRQFDAETVHRLVPLRRKGTPEDIAGAVAYLVSDAGAYVSGQVLSVNGAMG from the coding sequence ATGGCGGAACGAACGTCCAGAACGGATCCCACACCTTCGAAACGTGCGCTCGTGACCGGTGGCAGCGGAGCGATCGGATCGGCCATCGCACGTCGCCTGGGGTCGCTGGGTTTCCACGTCCTCGTACATGGACTCCAACATTCCAGCCGAGCGTATGCGATCGCAGATGACATTCGGGCCGATGGCGGCCGAGCCGATGCCCTTTCCTTCGACGTGACCGACTTCAATGCGTGTCGAACCGTGCTCGCCGAGCTTGGGGACGAGCCGCCAATCCAGGTCGTAGTCCATGCCGCGGGCTTCTATCGCGATGGTCCCATGGCCGGGATGTCCGCGGAGAGCTGGAACGCTGTCATCGATGTCGCGTTGAAGGGCTTTTTCAACGTGACGCAACCGCTCCTCCTCCCCATGATTCGCAGCCGGTGGGGGCGCATCATCGCCGTGACGTCGGTGAGCGGGATACTGGGGAATCGAGGACAGGTCAATTATTCGGCCGCCAAGGCGGGGCTGCATGGGGCCACCAAAGCGCTGGCTCTCGAGTTAGGCTCGCGTGGCATCACGGTCAATGCGGTCGCGCCTGGGCTGATCGCGACGCCGGAGACCGATCGACAGTTCGACGCGGAGACGGTGCATCGGCTGGTCCCTTTGAGGCGCAAGGGGACTCCCGAGGATATAGCTGGTGCCGTCGCGTATCTGGTCTCCGATGCAGGGGCCTATGTATCCGGCCAGGTCCTATCGGTGAACGGAGCCATGGGATGA
- a CDS encoding glycosyl transferase produces MKTSGFIVVVPAFNEARTVRDLARRALQYADHVVVVDDGSTDGTAGRLAGLRVPVIRHPRNLGKAAALRAGIRWGLCRGSAIITMDADGQHRPEDIPALREAFDREPGAIVIGARVRNASAIPLSRKVAHATARFWISLAARVAIGDSQSGFRLYPGSVLEALEGRCNWTNGFALESELLIEAGRLGIPIREVPIEALYHRRFRRSHYRQFRDTWTITRMVTRKILRPRSPHSAVDFVADGLFEDDSASRIEPRSYV; encoded by the coding sequence ATGAAGACCTCGGGTTTCATTGTGGTCGTGCCGGCCTTCAACGAGGCCCGCACCGTGCGGGACCTCGCTCGCCGAGCTTTGCAATACGCCGACCATGTGGTCGTCGTGGACGACGGCTCCACGGACGGAACGGCTGGACGGTTGGCCGGGCTCAGGGTTCCCGTCATCCGGCACCCGCGAAACCTCGGTAAAGCTGCTGCCCTCCGTGCCGGAATCCGCTGGGGCCTGTGTCGTGGCTCGGCGATCATCACGATGGATGCCGATGGCCAGCATCGACCCGAAGACATCCCGGCTTTACGCGAGGCCTTCGATCGCGAGCCCGGCGCCATCGTGATCGGGGCTCGTGTACGGAATGCGTCGGCAATCCCCCTCTCGCGAAAAGTCGCGCATGCCACGGCGCGATTCTGGATTTCATTGGCCGCGAGGGTCGCGATCGGAGACAGCCAGTCCGGTTTCCGTTTGTATCCGGGTTCAGTCCTGGAGGCGTTGGAGGGACGTTGCAACTGGACGAATGGCTTTGCGCTCGAAAGTGAGCTCCTGATCGAGGCCGGTCGGCTCGGAATTCCGATCCGGGAGGTTCCAATCGAGGCTCTGTACCACCGTCGATTCCGGCGGAGTCACTATCGCCAATTTCGAGACACGTGGACCATTACACGGATGGTGACCCGAAAGATCCTCAGGCCTCGATCGCCGCATTCCGCGGTGGATTTCGTCGCCGACGGTCTGTTCGAGGACGACAGTGCCTCCCGTATAGAGCCGCGATCCTATGTCTAG
- a CDS encoding PGL/p-HBAD biosynthesis glycosyltransferase: protein MSRHRPRVLFVAEAVTLAHVGRASALAQGVDARRFEAHVACDPRCVPLLSNLGLPLHAVTSLDPVVFAQRLREGDPLYATAELRSAVREDLKLISHVRPQAVVGDMRVSLGIAARAAGIPYATVANAHWSPYARSRYVVPELAIVDRFGPGLGQLLFDVLRPLTGALQVRAFNRVRCEHGLASIRPTLAHLFTDADRVWYADVPALVPTFRAPAHHHYLGPLLWSPVEPSLLPEVLPQHRPLIYVSMGSSGPERMLAVVFQAMERMRCAGIVSTAGKGAPRNVPEFIRIREFLPGLEAARLADLVVCNGGSATVYQAMAAGKPVLGLPNNLDQYLMMEHVERKGVGRWLRTGTARVETVAAAMTALLDDPAYRVRVREIETGIRMGDGQKRLDDLVEDLLQSGRSVGTNGLEVDDTIDTTEGGADANRPSSFSLGMGR, encoded by the coding sequence ATGTCTAGGCATCGCCCGCGTGTATTGTTCGTGGCCGAAGCGGTGACCCTGGCGCACGTGGGACGGGCCTCGGCACTGGCCCAGGGGGTCGATGCCCGGCGATTCGAGGCACACGTCGCCTGCGATCCGCGCTGTGTTCCCCTTCTGTCCAACCTGGGCCTTCCCTTGCACGCGGTCACTTCGCTCGATCCAGTCGTCTTTGCCCAACGTCTGCGCGAGGGAGACCCCCTGTATGCGACCGCGGAATTGCGGTCGGCCGTACGGGAAGATCTGAAATTGATCTCGCATGTGCGCCCCCAGGCCGTGGTCGGGGACATGCGGGTATCCCTCGGTATTGCGGCACGAGCGGCCGGCATTCCGTACGCCACCGTCGCCAACGCGCATTGGAGTCCGTACGCACGGTCGCGCTATGTGGTCCCGGAATTGGCGATCGTCGATCGTTTCGGCCCGGGACTCGGCCAACTTCTTTTCGATGTACTTCGCCCCTTGACGGGCGCTCTCCAGGTGCGTGCGTTCAATCGCGTGCGATGCGAGCATGGGTTGGCGTCGATTCGGCCGACGCTCGCGCATCTGTTTACGGATGCCGATCGTGTGTGGTACGCGGACGTGCCGGCGTTGGTGCCGACCTTTCGCGCTCCCGCGCATCATCATTACCTTGGCCCGCTCCTCTGGTCCCCGGTCGAGCCGTCGCTGTTGCCGGAGGTCCTTCCGCAGCATCGGCCATTGATCTACGTGTCCATGGGCTCGTCCGGACCGGAGCGTATGCTGGCGGTGGTGTTTCAGGCGATGGAGCGCATGCGATGCGCCGGGATTGTCTCGACGGCCGGCAAGGGGGCTCCCAGGAATGTCCCTGAGTTCATCCGTATCCGCGAATTCCTTCCGGGTCTCGAGGCCGCACGGCTTGCGGACCTGGTTGTGTGCAACGGCGGGAGCGCAACCGTGTATCAAGCCATGGCGGCGGGGAAGCCGGTGTTGGGCCTTCCGAACAATCTGGACCAATATCTGATGATGGAGCATGTCGAGCGAAAGGGCGTCGGCCGGTGGCTACGCACGGGAACGGCTCGAGTGGAAACGGTGGCTGCGGCCATGACGGCGCTGCTCGACGATCCGGCATATCGTGTCCGGGTTCGGGAAATTGAGACGGGCATTCGCATGGGCGACGGTCAGAAGCGGCTCGACGATCTCGTCGAGGACTTGCTGCAATCCGGCCGTTCGGTGGGAACGAACGGACTAGAGGTAGACGACACCATCGACACAACGGAAGGAGGGGCGGATGCCAACCGGCCGTCCTCCTTCTCGCTCGGCATGGGACGCTAA
- a CDS encoding phosphotransferase, producing the protein MNTSTEGWTTLIPHRRPMCLIDDVERWSKQEIVCTTLSHRRHDHPLRDGDRLHAAQAIEYAAQVIAIHAGLRGRRHGKPGRAGLLVALRHARLLCRPLHTLEAPLTIRAHCIAAGDREAAYDAQVGCGGEMILVGRLVVIQD; encoded by the coding sequence ATGAACACCTCGACCGAAGGCTGGACGACGTTGATTCCGCATCGTCGTCCAATGTGCCTCATCGACGACGTCGAGCGATGGAGCAAGCAGGAGATCGTGTGTACGACGCTAAGTCATCGCCGCCACGATCACCCCTTGCGCGACGGAGACCGGCTCCACGCCGCACAGGCCATCGAGTACGCGGCTCAAGTCATTGCCATCCACGCCGGCCTGCGCGGACGGCGCCACGGCAAGCCCGGGCGTGCGGGTTTGCTCGTGGCGTTGCGCCATGCACGCCTCCTGTGCCGGCCTCTGCATACGCTCGAAGCTCCCTTGACGATACGCGCACACTGTATCGCAGCCGGCGACCGCGAAGCTGCCTATGACGCCCAGGTCGGATGCGGCGGCGAAATGATCCTGGTAGGGCGGCTCGTGGTCATACAAGATTGA
- the fabF gene encoding beta-ketoacyl-[acyl-carrier-protein] synthase II: MTPLVATGMALVTPLGRGVEPTWTNLRAGNHGLRPMDFEDVRISTWIGRVDGLEDEALTGPWADFDCRNNRLAMLALREPGFANAVERIRRRYGAGRVAVFVGTTTSGILETEQAYRHRDPTGALPPLRYARTQNLYSVTELTRQVLRLGGPAFSISTACSSSAKVFAAAARVIAAGCCDAAVVGGVDSLCFMTLYGFAALGLLSTDPCRPCDAERSGLTISEAAGYVVLERAGPAEGDVALLGYGESSDAYHMSSPHPEGRGAVAAMQGALGTAGLTASDVDYVNLHGTGTHANDRAEDVAVQRVFGGSTACSSTKGATGHALGAAGITEAVLSMQCLRDGFVPGTRQTRCVDQSFGSLVVLDDREIPLRAVMSNSFGFGGNNCSLIFGRHR, encoded by the coding sequence ATGACACCATTGGTCGCCACCGGAATGGCGCTCGTCACTCCGCTCGGGCGAGGGGTCGAGCCGACCTGGACAAACCTGAGAGCCGGGAATCATGGGCTCCGTCCCATGGACTTCGAGGACGTGCGGATCTCCACCTGGATCGGCCGCGTGGACGGGCTGGAAGACGAGGCGCTCACCGGACCCTGGGCCGACTTCGACTGCCGCAACAATCGACTGGCTATGCTGGCGCTCAGGGAACCGGGCTTTGCAAACGCCGTCGAACGCATCCGTCGGCGGTACGGCGCCGGACGCGTCGCGGTGTTCGTCGGCACGACGACCTCCGGCATTTTGGAGACCGAGCAGGCGTACAGACATCGTGACCCGACGGGGGCGCTACCGCCGCTCCGCTACGCCCGGACGCAGAATCTGTACTCCGTCACGGAATTGACACGCCAAGTCCTCCGCCTGGGAGGCCCCGCGTTTTCGATCTCGACGGCCTGTTCTTCCAGCGCCAAGGTCTTTGCCGCCGCCGCGCGCGTGATCGCCGCCGGCTGTTGCGATGCCGCCGTCGTGGGCGGCGTGGACAGCCTGTGCTTCATGACCCTCTATGGCTTCGCGGCACTCGGCCTCCTCTCCACCGATCCGTGCCGCCCCTGCGATGCGGAGCGTTCTGGGCTGACCATCAGCGAAGCCGCCGGTTACGTGGTGCTGGAACGAGCGGGCCCCGCCGAGGGCGACGTGGCGCTGTTGGGATACGGGGAAAGCAGCGATGCCTACCATATGTCTTCTCCGCACCCTGAAGGACGAGGAGCAGTCGCCGCGATGCAGGGCGCGTTAGGCACGGCGGGACTCACGGCATCCGACGTCGACTACGTCAATTTGCACGGCACGGGAACTCACGCGAACGACCGCGCGGAGGATGTTGCGGTGCAGCGGGTCTTCGGCGGCTCGACCGCGTGCAGCTCCACCAAGGGCGCGACCGGTCACGCACTGGGCGCGGCCGGCATCACCGAGGCCGTTCTCTCCATGCAGTGCCTCCGTGACGGATTCGTGCCGGGCACGCGGCAGACCCGCTGCGTGGACCAGAGCTTCGGCAGTCTCGTCGTGCTGGACGACCGGGAAATTCCGTTGCGAGCCGTCATGAGCAATTCGTTCGGCTTCGGAGGCAACAACTGCAGCCTCATCTTCGGGAGACATCGCTGA
- the actII-3 gene encoding membrane protein, with amino-acid sequence MTSYDGTSFWIPVTLWVLLLASAAWSLSHLSVTTDMTALLPESADPVQQVLVTQLREGVAARLILIGLEGAPSEQLAAHSHRMADRLRAGGHFSLVANGDSREIAAAGRTLFQRRYVLSPSTTRERFSPEGLRSALEDRLRQLQGSANPLTKRVAASDPTGAFDDLLARLDHADSPNHRHGVWFSPDGTRAYLIAETRAPGSELDRQAEALRMIRSAAQLPDDSPAVRLRVTGPGVFAVESRQTIEHDSWRLSLIAGLLVTVLLVTTYRSPTPVWLSAVPVLTGLAVGMAGVQQLFGYVHGITLGFGATLIGEAVDYPAYAQLHARQGEPLRQTVPRIWPTLRLAILTTMFGALSLLLSSFTGLSQLGVLTVLGVGTAGCVTRWVLPALSIRPAPAERGLPWAGRPLFLRGPGAAVRITVWLACAVALATIIWRADRMWDDDLAHLSPIAESAKRLDEEMRRDIGAPDVRYLLVIRGATQEDVLRRSESAVPLLESLVDHRIIDGFDLPSRYLPSRVTQERRLKALPDPGTLDATLATALKGLPFRTRAFDPFRHAIEEARREGPIDASALEGTPWGLKLQALLFPQGLGWVGLAPLRGINSIEAVREHLTNAELPGTTWFDLKTEAERLVSGYRRESLSYMGIGIAAIAGILLWGLRSPLLAARVLGPPLMAAVWVVAVLLTTGTRLSLFHLVALLLVIGIGLNYALFVDQYRRRSLTDEDRGRTALSLTVCILATLAAFGTLSTSQTPVLHAIGSTVALGALLSLVLALLLGPERETPR; translated from the coding sequence GTGACGTCCTACGACGGAACATCGTTCTGGATTCCGGTCACCCTGTGGGTGCTGCTCCTGGCGTCCGCGGCCTGGAGCCTTTCCCACCTCTCGGTCACCACGGACATGACCGCGCTCCTGCCCGAATCCGCCGATCCTGTCCAACAGGTGCTCGTCACGCAGTTACGGGAAGGCGTGGCGGCCCGGCTAATCTTGATCGGACTCGAAGGCGCGCCATCCGAACAGCTCGCGGCTCACAGCCACCGTATGGCTGATCGCTTACGTGCCGGTGGACATTTCTCGCTGGTGGCCAATGGAGACTCACGCGAGATCGCCGCCGCCGGCCGAACGCTCTTCCAGCGCCGCTACGTCCTCAGCCCGAGCACAACGCGCGAGCGCTTCAGCCCCGAAGGGTTGCGCTCGGCACTCGAGGATCGCCTCCGCCAGCTGCAGGGGTCCGCGAATCCTCTTACAAAACGCGTGGCAGCCTCGGATCCCACGGGCGCCTTTGACGATCTCCTCGCGCGGCTCGACCACGCGGACTCGCCGAATCACCGACACGGAGTCTGGTTCTCGCCCGATGGCACCAGAGCGTATCTGATCGCCGAAACGCGCGCACCGGGGTCGGAGCTCGACCGGCAAGCCGAGGCACTCCGCATGATCCGGTCGGCGGCACAACTCCCGGACGATTCACCGGCCGTTCGATTACGCGTCACCGGCCCGGGCGTTTTCGCCGTCGAGTCGCGGCAGACGATTGAACACGATTCCTGGCGACTCTCCTTGATCGCTGGGCTGTTGGTCACGGTCCTTCTGGTGACGACGTATCGATCGCCGACGCCGGTATGGCTCAGCGCCGTACCGGTCCTCACGGGATTGGCCGTCGGGATGGCGGGCGTTCAACAGCTCTTCGGCTACGTCCATGGGATCACCCTGGGCTTCGGCGCGACCTTGATTGGAGAAGCCGTCGACTATCCTGCGTACGCCCAGTTGCATGCGCGACAGGGTGAGCCGCTCCGCCAGACGGTACCCAGAATCTGGCCGACTCTGCGCTTGGCTATACTCACGACCATGTTCGGCGCCCTCTCGCTGCTGCTGTCGAGCTTCACCGGCTTGTCCCAATTGGGTGTGCTGACCGTGCTCGGCGTGGGTACGGCCGGATGTGTGACCCGGTGGGTCCTCCCGGCGCTCTCTATCAGGCCCGCCCCAGCCGAGCGAGGACTGCCGTGGGCGGGACGGCCGCTGTTCCTTCGAGGACCGGGGGCCGCGGTGCGAATCACCGTGTGGCTCGCCTGCGCGGTGGCGCTCGCAACGATCATCTGGCGAGCCGACCGCATGTGGGACGACGATTTGGCACATTTGAGTCCTATCGCGGAGTCGGCGAAGCGGCTCGATGAGGAGATGCGTCGGGACATCGGCGCGCCGGACGTCCGCTATCTCCTGGTGATCCGCGGGGCGACACAGGAAGACGTCCTGCGGCGCAGCGAATCCGCCGTTCCTTTGCTGGAATCGCTGGTTGACCACCGCATCATCGACGGGTTCGACCTTCCCAGCCGGTATCTTCCCTCGCGGGTCACGCAAGAACGCCGCTTGAAAGCCTTGCCTGACCCGGGGACGCTCGACGCAACTCTCGCGACCGCTCTAAAAGGGCTGCCCTTCCGAACCCGGGCCTTCGACCCCTTTCGACATGCAATTGAAGAGGCGCGCCGGGAGGGGCCGATCGACGCCTCCGCGCTGGAAGGGACCCCATGGGGCTTGAAGCTGCAAGCCCTGCTGTTTCCACAAGGGCTCGGCTGGGTCGGGCTCGCGCCGCTGCGGGGGATCAATTCCATCGAGGCCGTGCGCGAACATCTCACGAACGCGGAACTTCCGGGCACGACGTGGTTCGATCTGAAGACGGAAGCGGAACGACTCGTCAGCGGCTATCGGCGGGAATCTCTGTCGTACATGGGTATAGGCATCGCAGCCATCGCCGGAATTCTCCTGTGGGGACTGCGGAGCCCGCTCCTTGCCGCCCGGGTGTTGGGGCCTCCCCTCATGGCCGCGGTATGGGTAGTCGCCGTCCTGCTGACTACGGGCACACGCCTGTCCTTGTTTCACTTGGTGGCGCTTCTCTTGGTGATCGGGATCGGACTGAACTACGCGCTCTTCGTGGACCAATACCGCCGGCGTTCTCTCACCGATGAAGATCGAGGACGAACGGCCCTGTCGTTGACGGTCTGTATCCTCGCCACGCTCGCCGCATTCGGGACCCTGAGCACCTCGCAGACGCCGGTGCTGCATGCCATCGGATCGACCGTGGCCCTCGGGGCGCTGCTCTCGCTCGTGCTCGCACTTCTGCTCGGTCCCGAACGGGAGACTCCGCGATGA